In Bacteroidota bacterium, the sequence TTGTTGTTCCGGATCAAACGATGCTTTCATCCTAAAGATTAGTGCTTGATACAAAATTGATCTTCAGCCTGCATAGACCCACTATATATCCATGCCATGCTGCGGAGGCGGGCGGCAAGAGAGAGCCGAGAACTACCGGGTATTTCATACAGAATGTGGGGAGAATCTCCCCACATTCTGCCGCAAAAAAAGCAGGAGGAAGGAAGCTTATACCACCAAATATATGGAATTCGCTTCATTCTCTCCTGCCGTACATGCAGCTGCTCAACAACCTGCTAGTCAAGCCAAGGTAAACTAAACCATGCCTATCGAACTTTATAGGGCAGAGTAAGATCCTTTGACAACACACTGAAAACGTTGTAAACGCCGAGCATGGGTTTTTCCATACTCATTCCGCCATCAGGTGCAGAAACCTCCAGGTAGCAGGTTACGGCATCGTAGCTAAAATGGGTCTGGTTCCGGATTCTATATATCGGCACGGATACCCTAATCTTGTTCTCGATTGTAGTAACCGGGAAGCCAGGGCTGTCCATATACATGGGCATGTCGGGCGCGGTACCAGGTTTCTTTACTACGTCGGTCTTCTTATGCTCCTTCACGGCCAGGCCCCCGCCTACACGTCCATCCTTGACCAATACGACCCAGTGAGGGTGCCACACCAGACCATCATTGTCTGTTTTACCATCTACGTTCTCATCCCACAGCGGACTATCGTCAAAGTCGGGATGCGAAGTTAGGGCAAGTGCCACAATACCCTCGGTGGGGCTGAATCCTACATCCTCCGGCTTCAGCGTGGTAGGAAATACATAGGCTAGTACCGGAGCCATGTCCAGCTTCCCTATAGCCTTGGGCTGGGTAGCCCCCGCCCTGCCTACCACCGTAAGCTCAAATTCAAGCGTCGCGTAATTTTTGTTGTAGGTAACAGTGGCAGACTTGATCTGGAAGTCGTCCGACTTCTCATAAGCCTTGCATTTGTCGCAGGCTTGGGCAGAATGAATAGCTATGTACATAGCCAAAGTAAATACAGATACTGCTTTCATTTTTCTTGATATAAAGTGAAACGACATACAATCCATTAATATAGGAATCCTAACAAATTGCGCTAATTTTTTTTAAGATCTGCAAGGGCCGCGCCAAAGTTTATATGAAGTACCTGCCCACTAGGCGTATACAGGGCGGGCACAGACTTTATCCCTCTTCCCTCTGCCTCTGCTATTCGCGCGGGCTTTTCGCCTAGGTGCACGACCTCCACTTTTTCCGCACCAATAAGGGACAGAATCTCCTGCTCTGCACCTATGCATACAGAACAACCAGCGTGATAAAAGACTGACTTTAACATGTGTGAAAAAATTTAGAATGTATGGCAAAATTACCGGGACAAACATAAGTAGGATTCCTAACCAAAACAAATAAAAGATAAAACTTTTCTGATCGGCATCCTTCTGTACCTAAAAGCAGGAGCTTCTATTCCAGCTGGGTACCTATGCTAACAGATTAACAACTTGGACAAGTGGCTGAGGCACCTGAACAAGGAAGTATCGACGGAAATATATATGTCAGATCCGGGCCTACGCATGCCCACAGCTGGCAAAGAAGTTGTGGGCACATGCACCCCGAGGCCCGGGCATGCCGTGTGTAAATAACCAAGAAGGCCAGCACGCACCCCACCACCACGGGGGGATGGAGGCATAAAGCCATAAATGTAGTGTACGGGAGATACTACGCCCAAAATGCGCCCCCATTGCAGCCGGCCTGTGGAAGACACAAAAAAAGCCCGCACTTTCCGTACGGGCTTTCTCATTTCAGCCAGCTTGGGCTAGCTAGCCTACTGCACACTCAGCTTGCCGCTGTAGGTGCCGGTAGGGCCTACTTGGCGAAGGCGACGGAGCGCTTTTCGCGGATGACGGTTACCTTGATTTGGCCGGGGTATTGCATCTCGTTCATGATGCGGCTGCTGAGGTCTACGGCCAGCTGGTCGGCATCGGCGTCGGTTACTTTTTCGGCCTCTACCACCACGCGCAGCTCGCGCCCGGCCTGTATGGCAAAGCTCTTGGTAACGCCCTGGTAGGTGAGGGGTAGGCTTTCCAGCTCTTTCAGGCGCTTGATGTAGCTTTCTACTACCTCGCGGCGTGCGCCTGGGCGTGCGCCACTAATGGCATCGCAGGCCTGGATGATGGGCGAGATCATGGCGGTCATCTCTATCTCGTCGTGGTGGGCACCTATGGCGTTTACAATTTCAGGGTGCTCTTTGCAGCGCTCGGCTATCTGCATGCCTATTATGGCGTGTGGCAGCTCGGGTTCGTCGTCTATCACCTTGCCTATGTCGTGCAGCAGTCCGGCCCGCTTGGCCAGCTTGGCGTTCAGGCCCAGCTCGCTAGCCATGGTGGCGCACAGGTTTGCCACCTCGCGGCTGTGCTGCAGCAGGTTCTGGCCATAGCTGCTGCGGTACTTCATGCGGCCCACCATGCGGATGAGGTCTGTGTGCAGGCCGTGTATGCCCAGGTCGATGGCGGTGCGCTCGCCTATCTCCATGATCTCGTCGTTCAGCATCTTGGCGGTCTTGGCTACCACCTCTTCTATACGGGCGGGATGTATGCGTCCGTCGGCCACCAGGCGGTGGAGGGCTATGCGGGCAATCTCGCGGCGCACGGGGTCGAAGCCGCTGATGATGATGGCCTCTGGGGTATCGTCCACAATGATCTCTACCCCGGTGGCAGCCTCCAGTGCGCGGATGTTTCGGCCCTCGCGGCCAATAATGCGGCCTTTCACCTCATCGCTCTCCAGGTTGAAGACGGTTACGCTATTCTCTATGGCGTGCTCGGCGGCCGTGCGCTGTATGGTTTGTATCACTATGCGCTTGGCATCCTTGTTGGCCGTTACCCGTGCCTGATCCTCTATCTCCTTGATCAGGGTGGAGGCCTTGCTGCGGGCCTCGGCAGTCAGGTTATCCATCAGTTGTTTCAGCGCCTCCTCCGGTGTCATGCCGGCTATCTTCTCCAGGCGCTCATTCTGCTGGGCTAGCACAGCCTGTAGCTGCTGGTTTTTGGCATCGCGCAGGGCTATCTGCTCATCCAGCTTCTGCTGCAGCTGCTCCACCTTGGTCTGGTCCTTTTTCAGCTGGTCATACTTCTGGTTCAGGCTCTGTTCTTTCTGCTTCACGCGCTGCTCGTCGCTCTGTAGCTTCTGGCTACGCTGCTGGGTTTCGCTGTCAAACTTTTGCTTCAGGTCCTGAAACCGGGCTTTTGCCTCCAGTTCTTTTTTCTCGCGTATCGATTCGGCCTTCAGCTCGGCTTCTTTCACTATCACCTGTGCGTGTTCTCGGGCAGCCTCTTCTGCCTTGGCGGCCTGGCCGCTCATAATCATTCGTACGATGAGGGCCCCCAGGGCTACGCCGCCCAGGCCGATTCCTGCGTATATAATGTATTCCATGTGTTCTGTGTCGGATCTTTTACGTGTGTTGAGGTGGGTTAGGTGCGGTTGTTTGAAAGTCTAGTTGCCCGTCCAGTGTCTGTAGCCGGTGGGCCAGTTCGCGTTCCATTTGTTCCTGGGCTTCGGTCATCTTCAGGTGCTCGGCTGCAATGTCCATACAAGCCATAATGGCGAGATAGGTTTCATCCTTCAGGCCCGGGTAGCGCTGCTGATAGCCCTCTATCTTGTCCTGGATGTACTGACCCACCAGTCGGATACGGGGCTCCTCTTCCTGCGTCACATTGATCGGGAAGCGCTTGCTCAGTATTTCCAGTTGAATCTGATACTTATCCATAATCCTGATAGCCCAACAGCCCAATGACCACAGGCAGCCTAGGGTGCGCCTGCCTGCAGGTCCTGCATGCGCCGGTCGACCTCCTGTATCATGTCGTCCAGCCAGGCAGCCAGGGCTTCGGGTGTATCAAAGCCCTGAGGGATAAGCGCAAAGGTACGATTATTTGCGTTTTCTTTCAGGCTTTCGTTTTCCTGCTGTAGCTGCCGCAACTGTAGTTGTAGCGCCGCTATGCGCTGCTCCAGGCGGGCCAGCATTTCGGCTATATGGGTTGGCAGGCTCATAGAGGGGTCAAAGTAACAGAAAAGCGCGCGTTTGTGGGCAGGGCTGCGGGCACTACTACAGACCGAGGGGGGCAGAGGGGGGCCTTTGGCGGGTAGGCCCGTAAATCGTACTTTTGCTCTATCCCGTAGAACCATGAAAGTAACTGAGCATCTGGCCCAGGCCAAGGACCCGCTAGTGAGCATCGAGATCATCCCACCCCGCCGTGGGGCCGATTTCAGTAAGATTCAGGCCGCCATTGAGTCTGTAATGCCTTTCAGGCCGCCTTTTATCGACGTAACCAGCCACAGTGCCGAGGTGATGTGGGAGGAAATGCGAGACGGCACCTACAAGAAGATTGTGAAACGCAAGAGCCCGGGCACCTTCGGGCTATGTGCTGCCATCAAGTACAAGTATGGGGTAGACCCAGTTCCGCACATCCTGTGCAATGGCTTCACGCGCGAGGAAACGGAGGATGCGCTGATCGAGCTGAATTACCTGGGGGTGGAGAACCTGTTGCTGATCCGGGGCGACTCCAAGTATGAGAAACCCCTGGCCGAGGGCCGCACGGCCAACACCTATGCCCTGGATCTGATAAAGCAGGTGGCGCGGATGAACCGGGGCGAATACCTGGGCGAGCTGATGGATGCGCATCCATCAGACTTTTGCATTGGGGTGGCGGCCTACCCCGAGAAGCACTTTGAGGCACCGAACCTGAACTACGATCTTGAGATCCTGAAGCAGAAGCAGGAAGCAGGCGCGCACTATGCCGTTACACAGCTGTTTTACGACAATCAGTACTATTTCGATTTTGTCGACCGGGCGCGGGCTGCCGGCATCACCCTCCCCATCCTGCCGGGGCTGAAGATCCTGACGGCAGAAAACCACCTGAACATCATCCCCAAGGTGTTCCACATCAATTTTCCCGACGAGCTAGTGGCCCGCGTACAGGCCGCCCAGGATGCGCGGGCTGTGCGCCAGGTGGGCATCGAGTGGGCCTGTAAACAGAGCCTGGAGCTGCTGGACTATGGCGTAAAGAACCTGCACTTCTACATAATGCAGAACACCAGCCCATTTGTAGAGCTGATGGGCATGCTAAAGAAGCAGAAGGTGTAGGCGGAGTAATACAGCTGAAATGGCCTTGCCCATGCAAAACCTAAAAATATAGCAACGAACCTTTGCGCTATGGAACTCGCGGGCGCCCCAGGGTTGTTTGTGAGTAATTACTTACAAAAACAGCTTGAATGCCAGTGCCCATATTCTAAGAGTTGCGTTACGCCTTTTTGCAGCAAAAGGCTACGATGCCACTACCACACTGCGGATAGCGAAAGCCGCTGATGTATCGGAGGGGCTAATTTTTAGGCACTTTGGCAGTAAGCAGGGACTATTAGAAGCCATCCTGGCGCAACTGCTACAGCGCATGCAGCAGTTGCTAGGGCCTATCTTGATGGAAACGGAGCCTAGGCGAGTTATTGAGAAATATCTTGCACTCCCCTTCGAAATTCCGGAATCCGAATACGATTACTGGCAACTACAGTTCCGCCTAAAGTGGGATCCAGCCTACTTTCAGCCCGAGAAACTCAAGCCTCTAAAGGATAAATTGACAGAAACCTACCGCACACTGGGTTATGCCGATCCAGAGCTGGAAGCCCAGCTGCTCATACAGGTAACAGACGGAGTAGCGACAGATCTGCTACGGAAACAAATCGCGGACCCCGTGGCCTATCGTTCGTTTGTACTCAGCACCTTTTCACCTCGTTAATCATTTTAATATTTCCCAGAAAAAGTAAGTACTCACATTAATATCATGTATTTCTATCATTATGAAAAAGCAAATTGTATTCATAACCGGCGCATCCTCAGGCATAGGCAAAGAGACCGCGCTGAAACTGCTGCAGGAAGGCCATACCGTATATGGTGCCGCCCGCCGCATAGATAAAATGCAGGCTCTGACCGATGCCGGTGGGTATGCCCTACAGATGGATATACTACAGGCCCAGCAGGTGCAGGCAGCCGTAGACAAGATCATAGAAGCAGAGGGCCGCATTGATGTGCTCATCAATAATGCGGGCTATGCCGTCTTTGGTGCTGTAGAGGACGTGAGTGCTGAGGATACACGCCGTCAATTCGATGTCAACCTCTTTGGCCTGGCCGAAGTGACCAAACAGGTACTGCCCCACATGCGGCGGCAAAAGAGCGGGCGTATCCTGAATATCTCTAGCATGGGCGGCAAGCTCTACAGCCCCTTTGGCGCTTGGTACCACGCCACTAAGCATGCCCTGGAGGGTTGGAGTGACTGCCTGCGACTCGAGACCAAGCAGTTTGGAATAGACGTGGTTATCATAGAGCCTGGCATCATCAAAACAGAGCTTGGTGATGTGATGCTGGCCCCTATGCTCGAGAGATCCGGCAAGGGCCCCTACGCAGGCCTAGCGCAAAAATTGGCACTAGCCACAGACCGTAGCTACAGTAGAAGCAAAAATTATTCTCCAGCCTCGGTCATTGCACAGGTGATATCTAAAGCTATCCGCGCCCGGAAACCAAAAACGCGCTATGCAAAAGGCAAGTACGCAAAACCCCTTATGTGGATGCGGCTCTACCTGGGCGACCGGCTATTCGACAAGGTTGTGATGAGCCAGTTCCAGTTAAAATAAGGGCTCGGCACCCGCCAGCTTGCATCCAGCT encodes:
- a CDS encoding cell division protein ZapA, whose translation is MDKYQIQLEILSKRFPINVTQEEEPRIRLVGQYIQDKIEGYQQRYPGLKDETYLAIMACMDIAAEHLKMTEAQEQMERELAHRLQTLDGQLDFQTTAPNPPQHT
- a CDS encoding thioredoxin family protein is translated as MLKSVFYHAGCSVCIGAEQEILSLIGAEKVEVVHLGEKPARIAEAEGRGIKSVPALYTPSGQVLHINFGAALADLKKN
- the rny gene encoding ribonuclease Y, with amino-acid sequence MEYIIYAGIGLGGVALGALIVRMIMSGQAAKAEEAAREHAQVIVKEAELKAESIREKKELEAKARFQDLKQKFDSETQQRSQKLQSDEQRVKQKEQSLNQKYDQLKKDQTKVEQLQQKLDEQIALRDAKNQQLQAVLAQQNERLEKIAGMTPEEALKQLMDNLTAEARSKASTLIKEIEDQARVTANKDAKRIVIQTIQRTAAEHAIENSVTVFNLESDEVKGRIIGREGRNIRALEAATGVEIIVDDTPEAIIISGFDPVRREIARIALHRLVADGRIHPARIEEVVAKTAKMLNDEIMEIGERTAIDLGIHGLHTDLIRMVGRMKYRSSYGQNLLQHSREVANLCATMASELGLNAKLAKRAGLLHDIGKVIDDEPELPHAIIGMQIAERCKEHPEIVNAIGAHHDEIEMTAMISPIIQACDAISGARPGARREVVESYIKRLKELESLPLTYQGVTKSFAIQAGRELRVVVEAEKVTDADADQLAVDLSSRIMNEMQYPGQIKVTVIREKRSVAFAK
- a CDS encoding methylenetetrahydrofolate reductase — its product is MKVTEHLAQAKDPLVSIEIIPPRRGADFSKIQAAIESVMPFRPPFIDVTSHSAEVMWEEMRDGTYKKIVKRKSPGTFGLCAAIKYKYGVDPVPHILCNGFTREETEDALIELNYLGVENLLLIRGDSKYEKPLAEGRTANTYALDLIKQVARMNRGEYLGELMDAHPSDFCIGVAAYPEKHFEAPNLNYDLEILKQKQEAGAHYAVTQLFYDNQYYFDFVDRARAAGITLPILPGLKILTAENHLNIIPKVFHINFPDELVARVQAAQDARAVRQVGIEWACKQSLELLDYGVKNLHFYIMQNTSPFVELMGMLKKQKV
- a CDS encoding oxidoreductase; translation: MKKQIVFITGASSGIGKETALKLLQEGHTVYGAARRIDKMQALTDAGGYALQMDILQAQQVQAAVDKIIEAEGRIDVLINNAGYAVFGAVEDVSAEDTRRQFDVNLFGLAEVTKQVLPHMRRQKSGRILNISSMGGKLYSPFGAWYHATKHALEGWSDCLRLETKQFGIDVVIIEPGIIKTELGDVMLAPMLERSGKGPYAGLAQKLALATDRSYSRSKNYSPASVIAQVISKAIRARKPKTRYAKGKYAKPLMWMRLYLGDRLFDKVVMSQFQLK
- a CDS encoding TetR/AcrR family transcriptional regulator translates to MNASAHILRVALRLFAAKGYDATTTLRIAKAADVSEGLIFRHFGSKQGLLEAILAQLLQRMQQLLGPILMETEPRRVIEKYLALPFEIPESEYDYWQLQFRLKWDPAYFQPEKLKPLKDKLTETYRTLGYADPELEAQLLIQVTDGVATDLLRKQIADPVAYRSFVLSTFSPR